A single genomic interval of Oenanthe melanoleuca isolate GR-GAL-2019-014 unplaced genomic scaffold, OMel1.0 S046, whole genome shotgun sequence harbors:
- the LOC130266448 gene encoding U1 small nuclear ribonucleoprotein A-like isoform X1 — translation MGSFRSLLIIFAICVSSNGILEDPIGSTWGLHTETLQEMEWSQRVPAMAVQEPRPNHTIDTNNLNEEINKDGFGHFGLAQSPHAGPGLRHAQGDEQCQQRPALHAGLPLLRQTHGDAAAGAAAPDAATPGGGNRPTSPPGHDSSLGMAPNPGMAPMPTPQPLSENPPNHILFLTKLPKESKELMLSMLFQQ, via the exons ATGGGAAGTTTTAGGTCTCTATTGATAATTTTTGCAATATGTGTGTCCTCAAATGGAATTTTGGAGGATCCCATAGGGAGTACTTGGGGTCTGCATACAGAAACACTCCAGGAAATGGAGTGGTCTCAG agggTCCCGGCCATGGCGGTGCAGGAGCCCCGCCCCAACCACACCATCGACACCAACAACCTCAACGAGGAGATCAACAAGGACG GTTTTGGACATTTTGGGCTGGCGCAGTCTCCGCATGCGGGGCCAGGCCTTCGTCATGCTCAGGGAGATGAGCAGTGCCAGCAACGGCCTGCGCTCCATGCAGGGCTTCCCCTTCTACGGCAAACCCACG GGGATGCCGCCGCTGGCGCAGCCGCCCCAGATGCTGCCACACCTGGGGGGGGGAACCGCCCTACATCCCCCCCTGGGCATGATTCCAGCCTGGGAATGGCCCCAAACCCTGGAATGGCCCCCATGCCAACCCCACAGCCT CTGTCGGAGAACCCCCCGAACCACATCCTGTTCCTGACCAAGCTCCCCAAGGAGAGCAAGGAGCTGATGCTGTCCATGCTCTTCCAGCAGTGA
- the LOC130266448 gene encoding uncharacterized protein LOC130266448 isoform X2, whose amino-acid sequence MGSFRSLLIIFAICVSSNGILEDPIGSTWGLHTETLQEMEWSQRVPAMAVQEPRPNHTIDTNNLNEEINKDGFGHFGLAQSPHAGPGLRHAQGDEQCQQRPALHAGLPLLRQTHAVGEPPEPHPVPDQAPQGEQGADAVHALPAVRAGNREFGNSGDCGSSEWGGGGILGEIA is encoded by the exons ATGGGAAGTTTTAGGTCTCTATTGATAATTTTTGCAATATGTGTGTCCTCAAATGGAATTTTGGAGGATCCCATAGGGAGTACTTGGGGTCTGCATACAGAAACACTCCAGGAAATGGAGTGGTCTCAG agggTCCCGGCCATGGCGGTGCAGGAGCCCCGCCCCAACCACACCATCGACACCAACAACCTCAACGAGGAGATCAACAAGGACG GTTTTGGACATTTTGGGCTGGCGCAGTCTCCGCATGCGGGGCCAGGCCTTCGTCATGCTCAGGGAGATGAGCAGTGCCAGCAACGGCCTGCGCTCCATGCAGGGCTTCCCCTTCTACGGCAAACCCACG CTGTCGGAGAACCCCCCGAACCACATCCTGTTCCTGACCAAGCTCCCCAAGGAGAGCAAGGAGCTGATGCTGTCCATGCTCTTCCAGCAGTGAGAGCCGGGAATCGGGAATTCGGGAATTCCGGGGACTGCGGGAGCTCagagtggggagggggaggaattttgggggaaatagCATGA